DNA sequence from the Vicia villosa cultivar HV-30 ecotype Madison, WI linkage group LG3, Vvil1.0, whole genome shotgun sequence genome:
AGGAGAtctcggtatcatctgcacacgtccaaactgtctcatgcaccgctccggcagatatctgaccatggtgttggtcccacatgccaaccatccagaatataatGTGATGCGGTCGAATGGGACAACATCACCGTAATCACTGAAGGGCGTCCACTAGATGTCATTGTGAGCAGTATGATCGAGGTATACACGATATGGACTCAACTTCTGATTCCCCCTATGGAGGACGTATTGTGCAACCATGGGCATGGCGTCAATGTACAACGGATCAGGATCGTAGCCGTGAACGCAGTGGAAGTATGAGATGAttcagctctgaaacacaaataggATAATATGTTAGTGCACGTTAACAAATAACATATTAAAtgtgatataattaaaaataaatgtaccATGAGGAGTGTGGAAGAGCCAGTCAACTGTCGGGTCCTCCATAAACTTGCTTCactcagcttctggtataggtatacaaGAATGGAGGCCCCCCAGTTCCACTTGTGAACTCTAGTCAGATCAATAAAGTACCGGAGATAAGTCATGTCCACGTAgattgcacttttgtccacaaagaggGCAGTGtctaccaagaacatgaaccaacaccACAGAGCGCAGGCCTAGTGGTACTCAACAAAAAGCCCATCACCCTCTGCCCCGGACTCCGCTGCCTCCACCAAGTGGTTCTTCTAAAGCTCTTTCAGGCTGGAGAACCGGATATGCGCCCCACTCGTCGCTCCGCACTCATAATCGGCCATATttgggtccatacccagataaTCCACCATCCACTCTATGACCTCAACCCTTTGTATCCGAGAATGGTCCAATAACCTCCCTCTggtcggcaggtggagaagacaggCCACATTGTGtagggtgatcgtcaactcctcAACAGGAAAATGGAAAGAaaacgtctccttgtgccaccattcggcaaaagccccctgcatgtcgtggcttaTGGTACTATATCCGGTCATGCTTAACTCGCCAAGTTCGGATGCAACTACTacatcattaaaccactgagCCCGCGGTTTAAACAGATCAAATATTTTCTGCAAATGGTTCACGGGTTTTAAGGTCGCTCGTTCctgtcacaaaaaaaaaacaatgttagTTAAACCATTTGAATTCATTTCAACTACTTGTAATTAAAACGGTTAAATTAGAAAGTGCAATAAAAACAACCTcgccctcccagatacgccgagcgacatGGTCATGATAGTATATCAAAAGAGATGTGTCTGAAGGCCCTCCTGGGTAGCCCGCCTCCTCTGCGTCCTGAGCATCATCCTCTTCGTGCTTAGGGTGAAATCAGGTACCTCATCCTCATGTCCCATCGCCTCCTCCTCATGTACCTCCTCCTCCCGACTAACCTCGCGAGAGGAAGACGCCCGAGCCATCCGACCCCTCAATGCAAGCGCGTCATCTATTTGGACTTGGACTCAGACTCGACCCCGTCCCCGAGTCACTCCTTGTTGTGCGGCTCTCTCGCGCTGAGTTGAGGCTGTTTATGTCTCTCTCCCATGTCTAAGTCGTGTGGCTGGTGCCTGGTTGTTTgccattttcttgaaaaaatacgACCGATAAGAGTTTGAAACGGatttgaaaacaaataaaaaaaaagaagtagtTCAGAGCACATTTTGGAAGTGCATATCCAAAAGTGGTCAgaggtgatttcggaaatgcacttccgaaaatacatGTGAAGCGCCATTTTTTGCAGACTACCATTTCTTGCCCTAACTCATTCAAAATctaatttttaccatttaaacactaTCGTTGACCTACAATAACTTCAACCTACAACATTATTATAATATCTAACAGCCCTAATAACATTTATAAGCTAGAGTGTAAAGTTGTGGAAACTTACAATTTCTTGAAGGTTTGAGTAGATGTTGAATGGAGCTTTGAACCCTTTATCAATGCTTTGAAGGAGTTGTAGAGTAACAATTCTTTGAATACAACTTGGCAGAAATGGGtttgaaatgaatttttttttgaagagaATGAATAGAAGGGGTGGCTATTTGAGTTTTGTGAAAAACCGCAACAATTTTCGTATATCCATATCCGAAGAcacctttttttgaaaaaaatggtgatttcggatatgcatctccgaaaacatttttttataaaaaaaaaaagtgtcttcagagatgcatatccgaaatcatcCTTTtaggtgtcttcggatatgcatatccgaaatataggGGTATTTTAGGTTTTTCACGACGGGTTTGTAAGAATGTATATGGGTGTTTGAAGAAATTGCCAAAACATATAACTTTGGAGGGTGGAAGGTCAAATTGTAAGTTTTATTTACTGTGATAGATGTACAATAAGATATCAAAGAAACCTTTGACCCAATGGCTAAAAACCATGGTTCACTGTGAACCATTTAATTGGTGGTACACCTTATATATCACCATATAATTGACTGAtagtaaaaatttattattttagattggATCATCATAATTAACTGATCGTAATAAGGACATGTGAGAGCTATGTATCCCTTAAATAATGGGAATTTGTTCTTCGGATCTTTAGTGGTGAATAGTCACCTTCATAAAATTCGAAAATATTTTTGGTGTAGTTTAAAATTAGGGATGTTAATGAGAAGGGTACTATAGTACTCGTCCTCATACCCGTAATTTGAAAAAATCTCCATACCCGAGTCCATATCCTCGTGGGCACCAACATTTATACTTGTGTCATATGGATAACTAAGTACTTGTACTCATATATGTTTATacgcatttttaataaaaaaattatcgaTCAACTATAACTTTTCAtgtcattttaagtttttaacaaaattaaaaaaatatatcaaggatgttattgttgagttaaaaaataaacaaacgcTTATAATAAAATGCGTACAAGTTTAATAGTGGTGTATTTAAtaatattgataaaaaaatacatgtttatataataataaaaatgaaaatatataagtATACAGTGCGGGTATGGAACGAGATGGATACTAATTAAGGTGTCCGTACTCGTGCATGTACCCGCTTATTTTAGTGGATAATTGTTTGTGCCTATTTTGCGATTTTTTTTACCCTCTCCATTATGGATAAGTTTTGCTGGTACCCCCTAGAGACGGGTCAAATTGTCATCCTTATTTGGAATAAACTTCTAGACGCCCATAATACACACACCAAAACACTTCGTAAGTTAGTCACCCCCATTTttccaaaaatagtataaaagTCAATCTCTGTATTGATGAAGGGTGTATCTGTAGGTTAAGCTTAGAACTAACCCCGGGACACATTTTGAACTCATAACTCAGTGGACAATCTGGAAGTTAAGTTTCCTATTAATCCTCGGGACAGATATTTTCTCTCATGGGCAGTAAAATTGTTATAAATTTGACGTATTTTAATAAATCTTATATTTAAGTCATTTGTACAATGTATAATTAATTTGTTCAATTAAACCATACACTTATGTAGTTCAATCCAAATACCAAAGTTAAAATGAAAATTGTACATTGTTCATAAAATACAAACCACAATACAAACTatcaaaatacaaagaaaaagtcaactattggGTATATCTGACTCCTTTGGTTCTTCTTTTGCCTCCTGTACTGCAAGGCAAATATTGTGTCTCGCCTATCATGGCCTTTAAAATGGCCCTCCTAAAAGTGTCTTCCTGAAACTCTTCGATCTCTGTGAATTCTTTCCCAATAGCCACAATATGTTGACAAATCGGGAACACGTCAACGACATGGTCCGCCCTAGCCTACTGCTCTTCCAATCCTAATGAGTTGGTTTAGATGAATCTTGTTGTAACATCTTATTGAAATATTAGTTAATTATAATATTTCAATAGTTATTATGTCGGcagttatatttatattaattatatttgttatttatCAAATTAATAGTCTTAATTGATTAAGTGAACGAATAAAGTTAAAAaggttaattaaattttaatttagtaattaattaaccaattaactgGATATGGACTCAAATATAAGTGGATGTCAGGATGACCCATTTTGAAATAATGAGAACCCTATATATACATACactcttcatatatatatatatatatatatatatatatatatatatatatatatatatatatatatatatatatatatatatatatatatatatatatatatatatatatatatatatatatatatatatatgaagagtGTTCAAAGCATTTGAAATACCGGTTGAAAAAGATCCACAATCCAACAACTGTCAATCACTTGTGTCTAAACTTTTGTGTTTCACAATTAGTGTTGTCACTGCTCGAAAGTTTTCTTCTTAAATCCTTCCAGGTAGTCCTATATTGTTTAATAGATCAATATGTTGTATATCTTAAGGTTGTGAGTATGCATGCTCACATGTTTGTTTCACTTCTGCCTTAAATTATGATTAAGTTTTAATCTTTGTGTTTGAGCATGCCTTtgtataaattaattattgaattaaTTCAAACAGACCCCCCTCTCTCTGCATTTGTGTCATGTAAGGATGTGATACTCAAAAAAATTATTGGATATAGTTGTATACAACACTTCGTAGTTGAGAAGTTGGCTCACTACATACATCCTTTAAGGCCAGATGATCATAGTACTCAACAAATATTCCATCAACATCTCTGTGGAGGACTGTGGGAGGAGCAGCAACGGTGGGAGCTATAAGAATACCTTCCAGATGCCCAAAATGGCGCATGACTTGCTTGAAGGATGTGGATACATCAGTCGTGGCCTAAAATTAAGCCATCTGGAGTAGTATGATATCTCATCGAATGGGCGTGTCTCACGGTAATCATTGTACGTTGTAAAGGTTATATCATTTGTCGTGAAATGGTCGTGATAAACACGAAACTGCTCAATCACCTAATTACTTCTAAGTAGGATGAAGGATTAAACATGAGGAAAAACCACGTCGTAGTCATCCACATATGTTCAATCAGAGACGTGGAAAGTGTTGGAGGATTCATGCGTGAAAATGGTTCGGGTGAAGTATTAGTAACGATAAAAAACAAGTGTTATAAAATAATAGCAACAGTAAAGGTGCAAATATATTATCGTAAATAATGTGTTGCTTGTTGTcatttttatattctttcataAAAAAGCTTCACCTAACTTGGAGTAGAGGTCAATTAAACAAGTGGCCCAATTATACTCATGAATCCTCTCCAACTCAATGAAGTATCTCAAGTAGACGACATCGACATAGTATGCACTTTTGTTCACAAATATGGGTGCGTCAACCAAATACATGAGGTATGACCTAAATGCACATACTTTATGATGCACAACTTTGGCATTATCACCATCAGCCTCCATTGTCACATCCAAGTGGTATTTGTACAGCTTTTCCAGAAATCCATAAATGGCATGACATCCTCTGGTGTCATTTATCTCATACTAGGAGGCATCACTTAGGTCAACTCCCAAATATTGTAACATCATGTCTAACTCATCAGGTATACTGATTTTGAAGTAGTTTAATAATCTTCCCATAATTGAAAGATGTATGAGAGATAACACATCATCAATTATGATGGACATCTCACCGATTGAAAGATGAAACGATGACGTCTCTGAGTGTGATGTCTCCATGAAAGAAGACAacaaaccatggttaataaaagtaTGCCCATATTTGCGTAAATCTTGCAGCAAAGATAGTTGCATGGCATCCTGAAAACGTGGTTCATTAGGTTGCGGCAGCTTTGCAATCTTTCTATTGTGGTTGATACATTTTAATGTCTCAAGGTGTTGTAAGAGAATATATAATCGTCATAAAGTTCAAATCTTATAACACATATGTTTAAgagaataaatataaatttattttacctCTTCATCCCACACATGCCTGGCATCATGGCCTGCATATATATAAAGTAGTGAAGCATCTGAGGGGTCTCTTGAAAAACATCAGGAACGACATCAACATGTTGAACTTCTGGGGTAGCATGCCCTAAGCTATAAACTTCaaacttaaaaaaaatctaaatgcaTGTCTCACAAAACAACCTAATTATACAGTTAACTATAATCTAATGTACCATAAACAACCTATTATGCTTTAAATTACAACCTAAGGTatcacaaaattaaaaaacaaagaaaatgagAAACTTATCAAATGTGAGAAGTGGACGATTTCCGATTGAATTGAATGAAGTAGAGATTAAGCGATGTCATAGGATTGAGTGTAATACAGTAAAAGATGTgacaaagttttaaaaaataatggaaATGGAGTTTCTTCATGAATTTTGTTGTGCATTCTTATCAAGTTTTTGAAATGAAGAAGGGAGAGGGAAGGTATGGCGTGCGATTATATTAATCAAATTGGACGGAACTTAACCCTTGTAAGCATACAGAGATTATCCTTCGTAAATAATGGAGATTAACCTCCTGATTATTTAGCTATATTTTGGCTTGGATCTaagactatattgtgattgtatttTAAGTGCGTccgaaaattaaattctaaattttAAAGGTATTATTGATTTTTCACTGTGGCGAATCAGCACCGCTAATGCCATTTGATTTTAAATCACTTTTGTATCTTTGAATGCCTAGCTTGGACGATGAGTAATGATGCGTGGAGAATGAACTATTGAAATGTTATGGTTCTAAAACTTTCTCAAATTTTAGTTCATTCCTTAACTTTGAAGTAGGGGTATTTTTAAAATGTTGAAGCATATGCACTAGATACTTATCTGGACGGGCCATAGAAAGTACAAGTATCATATTTAcagtatatttattttttcacattattttatttttaaaaaacattgtGATTTTCTcatatattaaatatttcagcttattttttatgttttgttttgaatGGACAATTTAGTTCTCTAATTAtgcattttattaaaaaaaatcttagtTTTCTTATTACCAGTACCCTCACCAAGTCACTCCTCACCCGTACAGTGCATGCTTCTTAATTTACCTATTgagcaaaaaaagaaaatcataTTTGGATTAGATTGCCATTGATTTATGTTcataattgtatttgaatgacTTGTCTGATATTTGTTTTTGTGAAATGACATTCCCGTGCTAGTGCCTCATGCTATTTCGAAAATGATCACATTTTAAATTACGACTCAatcttcaaacttcaaacacaacCTCATAATCAATGATCACGGGTATTTTGAACATGTTTCTTGCATGCATATATACAGTTACGACGTACTTGCTGAGCTAAGTAACAACGTAATGTGCCAATGCAACATCCGTGAATTGTTTCATTTCTAGTTGCATAAACGTTTTTTCTTTCTATACTATTGCTACAAATATATTGCTACAGTTGCAATTTTGGTTGAAATGAGATATTTGTTGACAACATAAAAAATGTTGATAGAAATTTATGGTTCACTCTCATCTTCCACCCGACAACTCGATGGCCTCTTGGTTATGAATCGAATCTTCTCCCCATGCAAATCTTCTTTGCAGTCTCTCTGTGTCTTGCCTCCGAGTAACCTCCACATGCTGCCATTCTTCCCACCTTTCAGTCAGCCCTTCTCCCTCCAACATTCTTACTACCTCTGACATTGCCGGACGTTCCTCTGGCATAGCTTGTGCGCACAGTAATGCAACCTGTACTATCATTTCAACCTCTTCTATGTTGTACTCTTTTTTAAGGTTGCTGTCAACAATAGCATCTAGTTTTTTCTCCCGCTGTAGCTTCTTCACCTAAATAAAACACATATATAGAAAAATAGAAGCATATAATTATTCGTACAAATAAGAAACAACCACAAAGGCGCAAAGAGGACAAACAAGGACTAAAATGAGGTTCTCACATGGtcaagcaataacacatcatcttcatcttccaaaCGTGAAAAGTCAATCGCACGTTGACCTGTTACAAGCTCCAAAAGCATAACCCCGTAACTAAAAACATCTGTCTTTTCTGAAGACTTTCCTGTAGACAAGTATTCAGGAGCTATATGGCCCATTGTCCCACGAATTTGAGTTGTCACGTTAGTCCTTTGAACATCAACCAGTTTTGCCAAACCAAAGTCCCCGACAACTGCTTCAAAATCTCCATCTAATAATATGTTTGCTGCCTTTACATCTCTATGAATAATTTTAGGATCACATTGTTCATGAAGATATTCAAGGCCTCGGGCCGTTCCAAGAGCCACTCCTTTTCTTGTAGCCCAATTCAAAACGGATTCCCCAGGTTTGAGCTCTGAATCAGTATTCAACATGGTCAAACATCACTGGAAAATATGCCAAAATTTTACAAgtaattataaagaaaatatacAGACCACTATGCTTGTATACATTATAACTAAATACCTCGTAGTCGAGAAGCAACACTTAAGTTTTCCATGAAAGGATAAACTAAGAGGCGTTCAGTTGGAGTAGAACAAAATCCAATGAGGCGTAAAAGGTTCCTATGGACAGCTACGCTTATCATCTCAACCTCCCGCTGGAAAGCTTGATCACCCCCGGGACTTTCATAATCAGTTAGCCGTTTTACTGCAATTTTTGTCCCATCTGCTAAATCACCTTTGTAAACCTTTCCAAAGCCTCCCTGTCCTAATACATTTTTCTCGTTGAAGTTGTCTGTAGCTATCTGTAGTTCTCTCCAGGAAAACTTTTTTATTTGACCTAATGTGATTCGCCGATCAACTTCACCTAACGAGACCAGAAATAAGTAGATTCATATACAAGagaagttcaaaaaaaaattttaacagATAGATAGTTCACTGCAATCATAATTTTAATAATGTTTTTATGCATTACATGCTTCCTTAATTTCCTTTTCTGTTGTTTCAATCTTTTTTAATTCTTGAGGATACCTTATTCTTGCCCTGGTGCGGGTGTACTCTTTTATTCTAAATACtcgttttataaaataaatattaccatATTGTTTTAAGAGTTCTATACTATACATACATTGTAAATAAGTTCTCTACAAACGTCCAATCATATTTCACCATCttgttgtcaaaaaataatacTACTAAAAATATGTTTGCACTGTAGCAAGATAGTGAAATATAATTACATGTATGCGTAAAACTCGGTTATATCGGCATATAGAACTATGAGCTTCTACTTTAAAAAGGTGTTGATGATCATCATAGAGTTCCAAATGATTGTTAAGCATTGGTCCACTATGGAGAACCCACCTAATTAACCCACACCCTAAAAAGGAAACAAAGTACTACAACCTGATGTTCTTGACCATGACGGTGAATATGAGGATTTTCtcaagaaaaataattcatttccaATAAATTGTTTGCGCAGCGAGCTTAAAAATACACCATTCATATGAATCAATCTAAAATTTGGTCAATAATGTCTTGTATCATAATGATTCATGAGTTTACAGTATTTGATCAGCTTGAAATAGAAGGCACGAGCAGCATTAACAgattaggaatttaaattgcTACTATTAAAAGTCAATAGAAACTTTGTACAGATTGAGAATGGATCACACACCTGGAACATCTTCAAAAACTTCACGCTTGTACCCTTtgcaccagaaaaacaaaacgctaccaagaaaaagaagaagaattaaacctATAACTGTTCCAACTATGAGGCCTATTTTTGATTTGTGTGAAGAACCTGCCAAGTAAAGGAAAATTAATTTTCtgcctgttgcttgttgcttgtGGAGAGGTGGGGGGTAGGGAAAGAAATGTAACCTTCATTTGCACTATCAGATATGCAAAGGTGCTGATAACCCACGCCACAATTCAACTTATTTCCAGTGAAACTGTGATAAGAAACATAGTGAAACAAATTGAACTGGAACATATGCAATCTAAATTATGAAAACGAAAAAAATCACATGAACCTTAAGTTCTAATGTTATCAATGACCATTAGAATCGTAGACTACTATTTGATTAGGTTGGTAACAGTAACTGTTGTATATGATTATGACTTTATGTATATTCGGGTCAGGATAGAAAGTCATTAACCCagctttaaataaataatcaatttaaaactaatttaccCTACATACTTGTACTTAGGAACATTGAATAACTGCTCTGGAATCTGTCCTCTAAGATCATTTGAATCTAACAGACTACAGAAGAAAAGTTTGGACAATCCATCAGATGGTAAAATGACAGTGAAATGTACTAAGAAGTAGAAAAACAAAAGGCGCGAAGAGTAGTCCACTTACAGATTGATCAAGTTTGGGACACTGCTAAGTGATTCAGGAATAGTCCCTTTGAGATTGTTCTGACTCAATGTCCTAGTTGCAAGACCAAAATTAGACATTTTTATACATTTCACAAGGATAGTAAGATGCAACTTGCAAGGACTCATCATGTACTTACAAGAATTGAAGCCTTTTAAGATTACCAAGGGAAGACGGTATTTCACCGGTTAACATGTTGTTTTCCAGATCCAATCTCACTAAGCTGGTAAGATTTCCAAATTCTTTTGGTATCTCACCAGTGATGCGATTCCCTTGTAAAGAACTGTGTTACGAATTCACATCATTAAAACACTATAATCCAATACACCAAGATTTAAACACTATAAACGTACAGAGTTGTAAGACTTTTTAGAGCTCCTATTCTCGGTGTCAAGGTTCCAGTCAATCCCATAAAAGCTAGTGAACTGCaatgaaatgaataaaatcatCGACCATCAATAAGGTAAACATGTTCTCCGGATCAAGAAAAACCCTTACACTTGAACAACATTGGTATTCTGGTCGCAGTAAACACCGGACCAAGTACAAGGGTTTACTTGATTTTTGTTCCAGTTTGTAAGCTGGCTGGGTGAAGCATTCAGAGATAACTTCAATGCATATAGCGCATCTTCTGAAATGAACATAAAGTTCATAAAACATTAGTCCGAGATTCAAAAGACACTTGCAACTTTGACAAAATTACAAAGACATGAACTAAAACCTAGAAATAATCCATTTATAAAGATGTGCAACACAATCAACATGTTGAGGGAAATTGAAGGAAATGAAAATTGCTGGTAACAGAAAACAGTACCTTGTAAATCAAGCTGAGGAAGTGCAAAAGAATAAACGGTAGCCAACAATAACAATAGAATAGACACTAGTTTCATTTCCACATACATCAACCACTTCTAGAATGTGCATAACAATAATCAATTTGCAGAATATCAACAATCTTCATTTCAGCTTTGCATAGGAATAAAACCTTTAACTAAGCTGgaaaaagaataagaataagagttAACAAAACGGTATTCTTCAATTTAGTGTTAGTTAGGTTCAGCTATGGATAGAGCAACTCAATCCTAACAAACATGGATCAGCAACAGTAACAAAGAAGAGAACAAAAAAAGATGTAACTGAATGATTGAGAAGTCAAAAACGAAATAAATTATTTAGAAGTAGTTATTGTTAGGCACTTTTTGTTGGTAAAAAAGTGGGTGGGTGTGGAA
Encoded proteins:
- the LOC131661455 gene encoding probable LRR receptor-like serine/threonine-protein kinase At5g10290 isoform X2 gives rise to the protein MYVEMKLVSILLLLLATVYSFALPQLDLQEDALYALKLSLNASPSQLTNWNKNQVNPCTWSGVYCDQNTNVVQVSLAFMGLTGTLTPRIGALKSLTTLSLQGNRITGEIPKEFGNLTSLVRLDLENNMLTGEIPSSLGNLKRLQFLTLSQNNLKGTIPESLSSVPNLINLFTGNKLNCGVGYQHLCISDSANEGSSHKSKIGLIVGTVIGLILLLFLGSVLFFWCKGYKREVFEDVPGEVDRRITLGQIKKFSWRELQIATDNFNEKNVLGQGGFGKVYKGDLADGTKIAVKRLTDYESPGGDQAFQREVEMISVAVHRNLLRLIGFCSTPTERLLVYPFMENLSVASRLRELKPGESVLNWATRKGVALGTARGLEYLHEQCDPKIIHRDVKAANILLDGDFEAVVGDFGLAKLVDVQRTNVTTQIRGTMGHIAPEYLSTGKSSEKTDVFSYGVMLLELVTGQRAIDFSRLEDEDDVLLLDHVKKLQREKKLDAIVDSNLKKEYNIEEVEMIVQVALLCAQAMPEERPAMSEVVRMLEGEGLTERWEEWQHVEVTRRQDTERLQRRFAWGEDSIHNQEAIELSGGR
- the LOC131661455 gene encoding probable LRR receptor-like serine/threonine-protein kinase At5g10290 isoform X1 — its product is MYVEMKLVSILLLLLATVYSFALPQLDLQEDALYALKLSLNASPSQLTNWNKNQVNPCTWSGVYCDQNTNVVQVSLAFMGLTGTLTPRIGALKSLTTLSLQGNRITGEIPKEFGNLTSLVRLDLENNMLTGEIPSSLGNLKRLQFLTLSQNNLKGTIPESLSSVPNLINLLLDSNDLRGQIPEQLFNVPKYNFTGNKLNCGVGYQHLCISDSANEGSSHKSKIGLIVGTVIGLILLLFLGSVLFFWCKGYKREVFEDVPGEVDRRITLGQIKKFSWRELQIATDNFNEKNVLGQGGFGKVYKGDLADGTKIAVKRLTDYESPGGDQAFQREVEMISVAVHRNLLRLIGFCSTPTERLLVYPFMENLSVASRLRELKPGESVLNWATRKGVALGTARGLEYLHEQCDPKIIHRDVKAANILLDGDFEAVVGDFGLAKLVDVQRTNVTTQIRGTMGHIAPEYLSTGKSSEKTDVFSYGVMLLELVTGQRAIDFSRLEDEDDVLLLDHVKKLQREKKLDAIVDSNLKKEYNIEEVEMIVQVALLCAQAMPEERPAMSEVVRMLEGEGLTERWEEWQHVEVTRRQDTERLQRRFAWGEDSIHNQEAIELSGGR
- the LOC131661455 gene encoding probable LRR receptor-like serine/threonine-protein kinase At5g10290 isoform X3 yields the protein MLHPASLQTGTKINSLAFMGLTGTLTPRIGALKSLTTLSLQGNRITGEIPKEFGNLTSLVRLDLENNMLTGEIPSSLGNLKRLQFLTLSQNNLKGTIPESLSSVPNLINLLLDSNDLRGQIPEQLFNVPKYNFTGNKLNCGVGYQHLCISDSANEGSSHKSKIGLIVGTVIGLILLLFLGSVLFFWCKGYKREVFEDVPGEVDRRITLGQIKKFSWRELQIATDNFNEKNVLGQGGFGKVYKGDLADGTKIAVKRLTDYESPGGDQAFQREVEMISVAVHRNLLRLIGFCSTPTERLLVYPFMENLSVASRLRELKPGESVLNWATRKGVALGTARGLEYLHEQCDPKIIHRDVKAANILLDGDFEAVVGDFGLAKLVDVQRTNVTTQIRGTMGHIAPEYLSTGKSSEKTDVFSYGVMLLELVTGQRAIDFSRLEDEDDVLLLDHVKKLQREKKLDAIVDSNLKKEYNIEEVEMIVQVALLCAQAMPEERPAMSEVVRMLEGEGLTERWEEWQHVEVTRRQDTERLQRRFAWGEDSIHNQEAIELSGGR